A single genomic interval of Lathyrus oleraceus cultivar Zhongwan6 chromosome 7, CAAS_Psat_ZW6_1.0, whole genome shotgun sequence harbors:
- the LOC127102304 gene encoding uncharacterized protein LOC127102304 codes for MEKILRILNPSFDFIVTNIKENRDLKTMTIEQLMGSLQAYQEKQKRKIKQKEAMDQLLQLNVKETNYANYKSQRGRGRGQDHGCGRGHGGEGRRGYNNYSNNGERSWNPQATRGRGRGNSWSRCDKSQIKCFNCNKIGHYASECRFSKKVVEKANFVEEKSGEETLLLACQNQVKEKRNKWYLDTGASNHMCGD; via the coding sequence ATGGAGAAAATACTCCGCATTTTAAATCCAAGTTTTGACTTCATTGTTACCAACATTAAAGAAAACAGGGATTTAAAGACCATGACTATTGAGCAACTTATGGGTTCCTTACAAGCATACcaagaaaaacaaaagagaaaaattaaaCAAAAGGAGGCTATGGATCAACTACTACAACTCAATGTAAAGGAAACAAATTATGCAAATTACAAGAGTCAAAGAGGACGAGGTCGTGGCCAAGATCATGGGTGTGGACGAGGACATGGAGGAGAAGGAAGAAGAGGTTACAACAACTACTCTAACAATGGAGAAAGAAGTTGGAATCCACAAGCAACAAGAGGCCGTGGAAGAGGAAATTCATGGTCGAGGTGTGACAAATCACAAATCAAGTGCTTCAACTGCAACAAGATTGGTCACTATGCATCTGAGTGTAGATTCTCGAAGAAAGTTGTGGAGAAAGCTAACTTTGTAGAAGAAAAAAGCGGAGAAGAAACTTTGTTGCTCGCGTGCCAAAACCAAGTTAAAGAGAAAAGAAACAAATGGTACCTCGACACCGGCGCAAGCAATCACATGTGCGGTGATTGA
- the LOC127102303 gene encoding secreted RxLR effector protein 161-like, translated as MDDANPVGTPMECGSKLSKHENGEIMDPTLYKSSVGSLRYLTSTRSDILYDVGVVSRYMEAPITIHFKAAKKNPLIHQRYNKLGLHYYSSNNYEIIGYSDSDWSEDLDDRNNTIGFVFFMGDTAFTWMSKKQPIVTLSTCEAEYVAATSCVCHVIWLRNLLKELKMSQEDPVEICVDNKSALALAKNLVFHERNKHISTRYHFIRECIKKKKVKLKYVMSRDQAADIFTKSLKLETFVKLRNILGVTNQV; from the coding sequence ATGGATGATGCCAATCCAGTTGGCACCCCGATGGAATGTGGCAGCAAGTTGAGTAAGCATGAAAATGGAGAGATTATGGATCCAACTCTTTACAAAAGTTCGGTTGGAAGTCTGCGTTACTTGACAAGTACAAGGTCGGATATTCTCTATGATGTAGGAGTCGTAAGTCGCTACATGGAAGCTCCAATAACAATTCACTTCAAGGCGGCAAAAAAGAATCCTTTGATACATCAAAGGTACAACAAACTTGGCTTGCACTATTACTCTTCTAACAATTATGAGATTATTGGCTATAGTGATAGCGATTGGAGTGAAGACTTGGATGATAGAAATAACACTATTGGTTTTGTGTTCTTTATGGGAGATACTGCTTTCACTTGGATGTCAAAGAAGCAACCTATCGTCACActgtcaacttgtgaagctgagTATGTCGCTGCCACATCATGTGTTTGTCATGTAATTTGGCTAAGGAATTTATTGAAAGAGTTAAAAATGTCACAAGAAGATCCCGTGGAAATATGTGTTGACAATAAATCAGCACTTGCTTTGGCAAAGAATCTTGTATTTCATGAAAGAAATAAGCACATCAGCACTCGCTACCACTTCATAAGAGAATGCATCAAgaagaagaaggtgaagttgAAGTATGTGATGTCTAGAGATCAAGCTGCCGACATTTTCACAAAGTCACTAAAGTTGGAAACTTTCGTGAAGCTAAGGAATATACTTGGAGTCACAAATCAAGTTTAA